A region from the Triticum aestivum cultivar Chinese Spring chromosome 3D, IWGSC CS RefSeq v2.1, whole genome shotgun sequence genome encodes:
- the LOC123079822 gene encoding sialyltransferase-like protein 1 codes for MKRPLRGPFAALLLVVLCGAASFPSALRRALAPPAPALAPPPPPLDPARLNATLLRLAALDGSEPSLRRDVDDLLEGRLPASGRARARAWRRDRLHPLHLRHHQFPVHRRGHADRDHADSLLHPLPREELLLDPALRRALRSWHRLRRYDPAVLRDLPAVLALPARIPSCAVVGNSGILLRHAHGALIDSHHAVFRLNNARIVGYTAHVGAKTNLSFINSNILHLCARRPGCFCHPYGSGVPVLLYICQAAHFLDVAACNASSLATHDAPISVTDPRLDVLCARIVKYYSLRRFVAETGRAVEDWNGAHDAALFHYSSGMQAIMVAVGVCDRVSVFGFGKVADAKHHYHSNQKNELDLHDYEAEYAFYRDLAERPQVVPFLKDTGLAVPPVVFYH; via the coding sequence ATGAAGCGGCCGCTGCGGGGGCCCTTCGCGGCGCTCCTCCTCGTCGTGCTCTGCGGCGCGGCCTCCTTCCCCTCCGCGCTCCGCCGGGCGCTGGCCCCGCCGGCCCCCgcgctcgccccgccgccgccgccgctcgatcCCGCGCGCCTCAACGCCacgctcctccgcctcgccgccctcGACGGCTCCGAGCCGTCCCTGCGCCGCGACGTCGACGACCTCCTCGAGGGCCGCCTCCCGGCCTCGgggcgcgcccgcgcccgcgcctggCGCCGCGACAGGCTCCACCCGCTCCACCTCCGCCACCACCAGTTCCCCGTCCACCGCCGCGGCCACGCAGACCGCGACCACGCCGACTCCCTGCTCCACCCGCTCCCGCGCGAGGAGCTCCTCCTCGAccccgccctccgccgcgcgctcCGCTCCTGGCACCGCCTCCGCCGCTACGACCCCGCCGTGCTCCGCGACCTCCCCGCCGTGCTCGCCCTCCCCGCCCGCATCCCCTCCTGCGCCGTCGTCGGCAACAGCGGCATCCTCCTCCGCCACGCCCACGGCGCCCTCATCGACTCCCACCACGCCGTCTTCCGCCTCAACAACGCCCGCATCGTCGGCTACACCGCGCACGTCGGCGCCAAGACCAACCTCTCCTTCATCAACAGCAACATACTACACCTCTGCGCGCGCCGCCCCGGCTGCTTCTGCCACCCCTACGGCAGCGGCGTCCCCGTCCTCCTCTACATCTGCCAGGCCGCGCACTTCCTCGACGTCGCCGCCTGCAACGCATCCTCCCTCGCCACCCACGACGCACCCATCTCCGTCACCGACCCTCGCCTCGACGTCCTCTGCGCGCGCATCGTCAAGTACTACTCGCTCCGCCGCTTCGTCGCCGAGACGGGCCGCGCCGTCGAGGACTGGAACGGCGCGCACGACGCGGCGCTGTTCCACTACTCGTCCGGGATGCAGGCCATCATGGTCGCGGTGGGGGTGTGCGACAGGGTGAGCGTGTTCGGCTTCGGGAAGGTGGCAGACGCCAAGCACCACTACCACAGCAACCAGAAGAACGAGCTCGACCTCCACGACTACGAGGCGGAGTACGCCTTCTACCGCGACCTCGCCGAGCGCCCGCAGGTAGTCCCCTTCCTCAAGGACACTGGCTTGGCTGTCCCGCCCGTCGTATTCTACCATTAG
- the LOC123079823 gene encoding probable amidase At4g34880 → MASLQLQAVAAVLALVAGAGAAHSFEFHEATVEAIQLGFSNGTLTSTALVRFYLDQIGRLNPLLHAVIEVNPDALRQAKHADAERRRGTATGSLRGVPVLLKDNIATRDALNTTAGSLALLGSVVKRDAGVAARLRRAGAVVLGKASLSEWANFRPVEAGWSARGGQARNPYVLSSTPCGSSAGSGVAVAANMAAVTLGTETDGSILCPSSFNSVVGIKPTLGLTSRAGVVPITPLQDTVGPMCRTVSDAVHVLDAIVGYDAQDAAATGAASKYIPHGGYTQFLKKNGLKGKRIGVPNGFFQGYDQTQLNTYKQHLATMRKLGAVVIEKLDVAANLTALFVEIYSKEGIAMQAEFKLSINAYLADLVYSPVHSLADIIAFNNKHPVEERLKDFGQPDLIAAQSTNGIGPVERGAIRRLKELNANGLEKLMMERQLDAVVAPNSDISSLLAINGHPGIVVPAGYDEKGFPFGICFGGLQGYEPRLIEMAYSFEQATKVRRPPMFKP, encoded by the exons ATGGCGTCGCTGCAGCTGCAAGCTGTCGCTGCCGTCCTGGCTCTCGTGGCCGGCGCCGGTGCCGCGCACAGCTTCGAGTTCCACGAGGCCACCGTCGAAGCCATCCAGCTAGGGTTCAGCAACGGGACTCTGACCTCCACGGCGCTCGTCCGGTTCTACCTGGATCAGATCGGCCGCCTCAACCCGCTGCTGCACGCCGTCATCGAGGTGAACCCGGACGCGCTCCGGCAGGCCAAGCATGCCGACGCCGAGCGCCGCCGCGGCACGGCCACCGGCTCGCTGCGCGGCGTCCCCGTCCTGCTCAAGGACAACATCGCGACCCGTGACGCGCTCAACACCACGGCGGGGTCGCTGGCTCTCCTCGGCTCTGTGGTGAAGCGTGACGCCGGCgtggcggctcggctccggcgtgCGGGCGCCGTGGTGCTCGGCAAGGCCAGCCTGTCCGAGTGGGCCAATTTCCGCCCAGTCGAAGCCGGGTGGAGCGCCCGCGGCGGCCAGGCGCGGAACCCGTACGTGCTGTCGTCTACCCCGTGCGGGTCGAGCGCCGGGTCCGGCGTGGCCGTGGCGGCGAACATGGCGGCCGTGACGCTCGGCACCGAGACCGACGGCTCCATACTTTGCCCGTCGTCGTTCAACTCGGTTGTCGGCATCAAGCCGACGTTGGGGTTGACCAGCCGGGCCGGCGTCGTCCCCATCACCCCGTTGCAGGACACCGTCGG ACCGATGTGCCGGACGGTGTCGGACGCGGTGCACGTGCTGGATGCCATCGTCGGCTACGACGCGCAAGACGCCGCGGCCACCGGAGCGGCATCCAAGTACATCCCGCACGGCGGGTACACGCAGTTCCTAAAGAAAAACGGGCTAAAAGGCAAGAGGATCGGCGTCCCCAATGGCTTCTTCCAAGGATATGACCAGACGCAGTTGAATACGTACAAGCAGCACCTCGCCACAATGAG GAAACTTGGAGCAGTGGTGATCGAGAAGCTGGACGTCGCTGCCAATTTGACCGCTCTATTCGTTGAGATTTATTCCAAGGAGGGGATTGCGATGCAGGCAGAGTTCAAACTGAGCATAAACGCGTATTTGGCAGACTTGGTCTACTCCCCGGTCCATTCGCTAGCAGACATCATAGCTTTCAACAACAAGCATCCTGTGGAG GAGAGGCTAAAAGATTTCGGGCAGCCTGATCTTATCGCTGCCCAAAGCACAAACGGCATTGGGCCTGTAGAGAGAGGCGCGATCCGCCGCCTGAAGGAGCTGAACGCGAATGGGCTAGAGAAGCTAATGATGGAGCGCCAATTGGACGCGGTCGTGGCGCCTAACAGCGATATTTCTAGCCTTCTCGCCATCAACGGCCACCCTGGCATCGTTGTGCCGGCGGGGTACGACGAGAAGGGGTTCCCCTTCGGGATATGCTTCGGGGGGCTGCAGGGGTATGAGCCGAGGTTGATCGAGATGGCCTATTCTTTCGAGCAGGCTACCAAAGTGAGGAGGCCACCCATGTTCAAGCCCTAG